TTAAAATTTGTGATCATTAAATGCTTACAGATCTACTTCAAACTACCTTGAAAGAAGAACTTTTAATAGTCTATTATTATGTGCCTGTAAACTgtctattttatattttctattccTTTATATCTTTAGTTGCAAGTCAGGAAAAATGTCTACGGCCAGCAGGATTGCCATGTCTAATCCAAAGCAAACCAATGGCAACCCACAGCGAATGATGCCAAGAAGCACAAACGCCTCAATGATGCGACAGTCCGAGGTCAAGCGGGTAAACCCTCTCGCAACTCCAATTTcacaaataatataatatatatatatactccaTTGTAGCGCATGAGTTTGATGCGCGCCGACAGTGATTCGGATCTGCTATACAACGAATATCTCTTCAAGTGATTTGCAATAAGTTATATGGATTTGTTGCTTCCCTttcaaaaattagtttttccaATCCAAAAATACCTAGGTTatgttaaaattaaaattgaaaccAAGACTGggaaaaatttaaagaaagTGTAATTTTTATACTTACCGGTGATGAGTCCATGATCATCTTAACTACATCGGCTCCAAACTTTTCTTTGTATTGTTTGGCAAGTCGCTCAGAGATTTCGCTGAGTGATGTTAGCTTGGGCTCCTTGTACACAAACTCGATGGCATGATCTTCTTCAAAGTACATCTAAAAAtagcattaaatttaatattaattttaaggGTATTCTGTAGATTACTCACTAATCCATAAAATACAACACGGTAAAAGCGACCCAACATTCTCTTTCCTGACCGATTCACTTCAACTATTTTATTATAGGCTTGCGTGAGATGCTCATAGCAGTGTGCCAGGTCCTGGTAACTACGATCTCTTTCGTACATGGGCAGGATGAGTTTGTAGAGCTCTCCAAGGCACTCAAATCTTTCAGCGCGATCCAAGAAGTCAGCACATAGCTTAAGCTGCTCCAGTAGCATTTGTTCGGTGTACTGGGAATCCTGAGCACCGGCATCCAGTTTGAGACCTTGCTCATCTAGGGGTATATTTGTAGATATCTTTCCGAATGCAGTGGATGACCAACTAAGAGTGCAACCACCTTTTAATCGGAGATATTCGCACATTAAAGCAGCAATGTGGAGATGGCAACAGGCAGCCTCCGACAGATTCCCATTCTGCTCGTGATTTCTGGCCATTGTCACTAACCAAGTATGACGAAGCTCTGGTGTGGAGGCATACGAATTGGCCAGGGAATACTGCAGTTCCAGCAATCTTTCAGGATCCATATGATGAGCCTGCATTTGGGCAGTGGCCATAAGTACAGTACGCACTCGACGCGTTAGGTCTTTAACCTCCATAGGAAAGCCTGTGCCCTTCATCGCCTTATCGCTATTCGCATAGCTATTGATGATCGACAAGCTTTCTTGGAATCTAGCATTGTTCAATCCAATTACGTTGCCAATCATCTGCGATACTGAGATAATAACTTGCAAGTGTACGCGAGTTAGAGCCTTTCGGCCACTGAATTCGAAGTTACTGCGCATGAGAAGATATAAAACAGCACAAGATTCGTGGCGAATCTCTACTAGGCGACTATCGCAGGCCTTAAGGAGCTCATATACCATCTGACCACACAACATGGCATTTCCTTTGAAAAGAGCCACTGCatagttgttaataaatgcTCGCAGAGCAGCAAAGACGTGTTTGGAGAGCCTTTCTGATTGACCCAACTGCAGGAATCTTAGGTAAACTCTGGCCACCTTGGGCAGGACTAAACTATCGGCCAAAAGTTGTCTGAACTGCAGAACATACAGACCTAAGCAGTCCAAAATAATCATGCCCACTTCGGTGGCCAAATTCGATTCATAGAGAGCCAACTGATTTCTAGCTAGGGTATCGATGTCCTCTAATAGGTGTTCCCGGGTTTGATTCAGGGTTCCACTTGATGGCTGCTGTTCCTGACTGCCGTTTTCCAAACCCGTGGGTGGTTGAGTCCTAGCTGGAAGAGTGTTAGCCTTGGCCAAACGTCCCTGACGGGTTTCTGTAGTTATCACTACACTTTTCTTGCCCACATATCGAAATTGCAGCAGGCAGAGATCCAAAATGGAGAGAAACTGCAGCGTCTCGGATTCATTGCAATTTTGCCACCAACCAATCATTTGCTCTTGTGAAAGGTGTTTGATGATGAAAAGAAAGCCCAGGAGAAGATCCTTGCTTTCCACAGAACTGAACTTATCGCAGCGGGACAGGATCTGTGCATGGGTAACGCTCACTGAGCGATTGTGACCATTTCGTAGGGCCACATCTGTGTCTCCATTCGTATAGGCTCCTATTGTGGTGGTGTCCTGAGAGTGCTGAAAAGAAGATGCATGCTAGCAACGCTTGATAGAATTTAATTAGACTATAACTTACCCCCGAGTCCGTATTTGAATTTAGTGAGAGATTGGAGATCCCATTGCTAATGGGTTGTCCAGCGATGGCGGCCAGATAGTTGTGCTCCTTCATGTGAACCGAGGTGCGGTATGGACTCGCTTGATCACAGTGCATAGTCAGACGATTCTTTGAACGCGGCGTGGACGTCAAGGAGCCAAAAGTGGAAGAGTCCTTGCTGAACACATAGCTACTTGAACAACTCAAGCGCTTAGTATAGGAAGCGGAGTCCGCATAAACGTGTCCATTGGGCGTACAAGCTCCAGACTCCGATAAATCATCAATCCGATGGATGTTGTCCATCACGACGCCCAACCACGGAACATAGAGCAGGGCAATCCTTGATAGCTGACCTTTCTGCTGATATCGATTATCCAACTCGTGTTTGGCCAAGAGATCCTTGAAAATGCCAAGCGCATGTCTTCTCACATGACCCACTTCATTGAGGCTACTTTTCAATTCCTGGAGTAGCAGCCCGGATAGAAAATGTTGTCTACAGAATTGTTCGGAAAGAGTGAAGTGCTGCATCATTTCAGGAGGTCTGTTCTTTGGATTCAAAACAAATGGCAGATTCAGTGGCACATAATGCTCATGCTGGCAGATCTCCTGCAGAAAGTTGAACTTGTATTCGTGAAGTATACGCGGATTACCAGGCGAAAATTCTCCCATATAACAGCGGATCAAACGAAAGACAAAGCCTCTGTCCATGTAGCTCAAACACTGGCGAACAAACTTAGCCAAAGATCGATTCAACAAATGAGTTTCCTCACTTAAATCCTCAAATCGTGTGGTTATGTAGGGCATTAGTGCCTTAATCAACTGTTCCACACGATCACCATATTCCTTGGGAAACCTTTCGTTGCGGAGCATTCGAATCCTACCCGTGGCCAACAAGTGCTGAGCCATGCTTTTTATAATCAGATCAAAGAATATCGACGAGTATCTCATGAACTTGTTGACGATGAGGAAATCCGGATTGCTAGGATTAAGGAGGTAGGGTAAATGCCTGCAGAGTTCTCCATGAACCGTCCTTTGCCTAGCAGTTTGTTGGCTATAGTAGGGTGCGTGAAATACGTATTTCACATAGGCTCCCAAGAGATCGGATCTTTTCGCCTGATCACTGATCAAATGGATGATGTTTGTAATCAAGCGGATTACATTCAAGCCGATTTCTTCCGACTGAGTGTGAACTAGCAGAGTAAACAGCTCATTAAGGACCGTGGGTAAATAGTTAATCAACGATTTCATATCAATGGCGTGGGCAGCTTTCAAGATCTTGCaggtttccgtttccgctggcACTGCTCCAGTTTTGCCCCCCTCCAGCAACCTTTCACAGTGTCCAAAAAAGTTGTGCAAGTGCTGATCGGCAGTCAGAACCGTGGAATCCAGACGCAGTCCCACCGTATATAAATTCCTCTGATTGTCGATCCACTGGATATCCGGACCGCAGTTCTGCTGAGAAATTGGAAGGGTTTGTAGGCAGCCAAGGGTGGGGTGGATAGTGGGTGGTTGATGGTGCAATTAGCGTGCATATCAGTGCGGAGAAAGAGAACACAGAAAAAGAGCACAGGTTAGTTGGCAAGCCAGGGAATGAATGCATGGAGTATGAAGTATGTTGGGTAAAAgacaaaacaaacatttcatGAGTTGATGAACGACTTGGCGCAGCACACAACGTACACAACTTACCCCTTTGCCCCATCCCAAGGGTTGGATAGATAGATAGCCGACTGGCAATGTGGCAGCCACCGGAAGCTGTTGTTCCTCCAGGCATATCCGATTCTTCTGAAGCAATGGCAACCAGGCATAGCCAATAGGTGTTTCGAACGCCGCATTTGCATCCCTTTTCTTGCTGAGATTACATGACACGTGGTAGAAGGAAAAGAGCAGGTGGTGTTCCGGAAATAGTCCCAGCGGTAGACGTAGCTTGATTTCCTCGTACCATGTGGGCGTTACATTGTGATGCAGCACCGGGCAGGCGATCTGGGACACTAAAAGATCCTGACCAGGGCGACCATATATGCACTgcaatcaaaatttatttatgtattcataattttgaaaattttattaattttaccTTTAAGGGTTTGCTGTACTCCCCATCTCCATCACGTAGCTCCACCACGACCGTAATATTCCTGGCTCTTGAGAACAGTTTCTGACTGTCGAATTGCAAACTCAGTGGGTACACATAGAGGTGGTTACAGAAACTGGTATAAGGGTGGGCATCCCGTTCACTTTGGCTTTGGAATTCTGCCACTTCTACAGTGGGCGATTGCTTGGAAGATGGGCTAAAGGTGGACAAGGGTGCCAGCGATTTGCTTAAGCCGCAAGGTGTGGTTTGGTCtaggaactgcatctgcatcttAAGACTGCCAGGAATAATTGTAAGTTTGCTTAGTTTTTCCGGCTTGCGATAATCGACCAAAAGCTTAAGAAGTTCCTCATCCTTCAGTTTGGGTATCTCCTGGCGATAAATGGGACTGAACTCAAACTCTCTTTTGGGATCTACATCCAATTCGTGACTGTATTGCTTGAAGAGCGGTCTTGCAGCCCAGGCGAAAGGCTGCCGGTAATGTCCAATATGTTGAGCATAGCTCTTTGCCGCTTTGTAGACTTTTTGGCCTAGCTTTGGATCCTTGCCAGCTTTCAGATACGGTTCGGTAACCTGGGCTATTCCTGATTGCAGTATTTTCTCTATGCGCACAACCTATACGAGATAACCTTTAATCAATATGGCATttagatataattaattaattactaACCAAATATATATCGGCATGTGGAGCTGTCACGGAAAGTAGACATTGTCTCAGTTGCTGAAATTGCTGTCGATTCGATCGCAACAGCTCGGCAGACACTCCATCAAAAAGGGAATGCGGTGCTTGACAGGCAGTGCTCCTTTCATCGCCCTCCGCTGACTTTCTAGGGACTCCACAACCAGCGACTGACGAAGGTACCGGAGTATTCGGCAATAGCTGGGCTGCCCACTGCTCATTTACATTGAAGTAAAAGTTCTCGCTTAACTTTCGATTTGCCTTGGCATCGAACAAGGCCAGGCTGGTGATATAGGGTTCCACCTGCTGTTCGACTCCACCCGCGGAGCTCTCATCCTGTGGAATGCACTGCAGCCGGAAGCGCAGGTTATGGCAGGTGAGCAGTAACCGTGTGCCAAAGTGCTCTCGATATTGCTCAACATTATCGCTACCGCTCCCCTTGACTGGCGACTGATAGCAAGCAAAAAGGCGGCGGCGCTGTTCCCTTCTTGCCAAAGCAATCGAGTGATCCGTTTCTCGTCCATACTTCATTAATTGTGGATGCAGTGATTGATCTAAGCCCTTCAAAGTGCCAAAGGTAGGTGGATCCATTGCTGGTGGCTGGAGCTGTGGACTTGGATTTGAACCAATAGATGGGTGCCGCTCCAGTGAAGCATTTCGCTTCTCCTCTTGTGCGCGATTTTGGGCCAAAACCGATGAAATCTTGCTGAGCCAGTCCTTAAAATCCTGTTCGTTTTCGGCAGCCAGTGTGAAGGATTTATGACCCGTCGTCATGCGGAGCTCGAAACAAAAGCGGCCACGTTTGGGATTCTGAAAGGgattcaaaattattttttgtcgCTCTATATTTTCCGTTGGAATTTAACCACTCACCTGAACCACATCTGTGCAAAAGTCCATTACTATTGTGGCTTTGGCTTCGCCTTGTTTCTCGTCCTTGTGCAGTTCTAATATATATGTTCCATCTATCTCCTGTCGCAGATAGCAGTAGCGTCGTTTAAACGATTTATTGCCAATATTGGCAAACATTCGATCTGAAGCCGAATCGGGTCCTTTTAGTAGATATCCCTGCTTGGTAATGGTGTCCGCCTGTGAGCGAGTCATCTGCTCGTCAATGCGATCCTGATCCGCATCGATTTCATAGATCTCTTCCACCAGTTCCTCTGCAGGCGATATGCTAAGATAAAAtggcttaattaaattgtattcgctataaaacaaacaattgcAATATATACCTAGGAAGATCGTGACAGTTTCCACCATAGGCATTGTATTTATAATGGATCAAGTGATTCTTAGCCCTGTATGTGTAGAGAGCCTGCCGTGTGAATCTGGTGCACTCAGCCCTGGATCCGTGAGGCTGTCCATCGACTAAGTCCTCGGCGTTCCCATCGTCCGCAAACTCATCCACCTCCTCCGGCTGGGCCAAATTCGATCGGAGTGTTATCGACGACAGGGCTGACTCATAGGAGGAATCCTTTTGACTGGAGGAGCCATTCGAGCACTGTGAACTCTTTCTGGAGAGTTGACCATGTCCATTGGAATTGTTCaagctgctgctactgctgctgcttgtgtGCCCATTACCATTTCCATTGTGGTGGCTACCATTCGATTGTATGCTACCCTGCCGACTCACTTGACTGTGTCCATTTCCATTCGTTATCATGGAAGGACCATGAAGGGGACACACAATCGCCTCATTGGGAGGATCGAATCGGTCCGCCACTGATTTGGCATTTGTTCGCTGCTTGCGGGGCATGATAATTTCCTATCGgaacagaaaagaaaattagatTGTATCACGTACATTTGTAAAATTTGTCAGTTGTATAGTATATTCTTTTACTCACCGATACATCATCTGTGGGATAGATGAGTAGCTCCCTCTGCGGATCATTTTGGATaacagttttatttttggctatAAAGGCTTCAAAATCAATCGGCTCCACCACGAGTGGCTTgttctgaaacaagaagattGAGATAAGTATACGCTTctattttcaaaatgtttgtatgCTAATTTATGCGAGCCACTTGTAAAAGCAGAGCGTCCCTATTAATAGCACTCCCCCAAGTAAATAATGCCCAAATGTTATCCATTCCCGATGCCGGAATGCAGACGGATTTCGAGAGATTTATAGAGACAACGCACGTCATAAATTTATGGCTACTTGGTGATGTGTGAGGTTCGCTCTTATTTTCACTACCCCCCACACAGAAAAGACCTTGACCGCATTACAAAGCGGATGCCTCCACTTCTACCCCTAGTGTAATGATATTTTCCATGTCTGCCACTTGgaataaacaaattcatttcgcCTAAACTCTAAACATAGTAAGTTTTAGCGTTTTGCATTTCTTGTACGCCACAGGCAATTGTTGATATTTTCTGCTTTTTGCGTCTTCGATTTCGCAAAATGATGATGAAGATACAATCATATCTGTGCCACGAGGTGTGTGACCCAATCGGTGACCCCACCCAATATGACATGTCCACAGAGGGTTAAAGTGCCACTTCCGTTTTGGCATATCCATTTCAGGCGACTTTCGGATGTGCTGTCATTTTATTGTCTTCTTGAAACTCGAGGTGTGTGGGCTTGATGTGTGTTTTATTCTTGGGCTTGGTTTATTTCAGGAAGACACGGGTCAACTCCGGCCATGGGAAAAGTTAATTTCGAACAACCTTTAAACGACGTTAACTGCGACATTGGAAAAAGGATTGTCATAGGTTGGGATCGGTTATTAGAGACTGAATCCATTCTGGGTGGGGTTATTAGAACATATACCACATTTTCGTAATTTAAAAGTAAGAAGTCATTATAAGTTGTAGTTAGCCCAAATTGAAGGCACTGCAGTTTGAAAAGTTCGACATTTAAAGGTCGAGCTTTTTACTTTAAAGGTTATAGCTAATAAAAATCCATAACATATTGGCAGGCAATCCATCTATATCAGCTGTCAGCTAGTTTCACTGGCAAACCTTGGCTTTGGCCCTGATTCCAATCGCATGTGCCTTAtgcccagccacgcccacaaaagTATCTGGCCTGTCCACCCCCTTTCTCCAGCATGGACTGCAATGTCATTGCACTCGCCCACTTAGCCACTTTTGGGCTCGAGCTTGGGGGAAAGCATTTTCCATTGTGAGCTCAGGCGCGGGCCTTTTCCTGGAGCTCCTCCATTTCGCCTCTTGGCACGCACCGCATGCAAATTGGCAGACGTCGCCGCTTGCGTAATTAAAACCACAAACCGGCGACAACgtcagctaaaaaaaaaagagctaCAGGTAAAAAGTACACCTACGGCTATGCGACAAGTGCATGGGCATTGCGCAAAAAGGCAAACTCATCAGCGATCGGGTGGGCAATTACCAAATCGATTGGCCAGCATAAAATCACGAGAAAGTTGGGCAAACATTTTCGGTGGctaatttttcgtttttttgttttttttttagtagtGTGAGCTAAACTTAAGTCTTTAAAATGCATTGCCATGGCGGTCGATCAGTAGACACGCAAATTTGCGGTGCAAGATTCCATGAGGCACAACTGGTCCAGCTGGGCGTGAAGAGCTTAAAGATTCACCACCGAACACATGCCACTGCTCAGTGATCATGATCTGAAGCCATTAGACACTTCATATTAAACAGTAATGGCAGTTATGGCATATTTATATCGAATTTAAAATGATCACAACATACAAATATGGTGGGCAGGAATACCCTCCATATAGCGATAACATTTAAGCAACTTAAAATGTAAGATTTCACTTTAGTCATCTTTCGCTGCttgttagttttaaatttataggTACTTATTATTTGGCTTTTAGGTTCCGGCATCACTGATGATTATCTCTGCCAGCAGCCAGTTTCAATTTAAAGCTAGCGGTTTGAGGCGCCTCTCGCCGGGCAAAACGTGACGATTTATGCATATTTCAGTGAAACATTGACCAGGCCTcaagtggcagtggcagtggcagtggcagtagATGTGGCAGTTACGACTCTCCCCATCATCCGACGCCCCCTTCTTAACAAGGCTTGACTTTCATTGATTTAAGCATGGCAATTGGCCCTGGCATGTCTTGAATGTCACTTGAGTTGGTGTCCCTTCATTTTACTCGCTtatcaattgaaattgcagCAAGGCGGCAGATGCCTTCATTTATATCTGCTACATATTTCTTACAAAGAGTAGTAGTATGCACGTAGTAGTAGAGAAATGCGGGAAAGGGTGAAAAGTTGGTTCGGCTCATTTGGAATTCGCTTTGAAGTGGAAACCGTTCAAGTGGTCTATACTATAGACTTTCCACTTCCTGATTTGCATTTTCTGGGCACGGAATTATTGTGACtaaatttagcttaacttatTGCATATGATTTGTT
The sequence above is a segment of the Drosophila melanogaster chromosome 2L genome. Coding sequences within it:
- the Ziz gene encoding zizimin, isoform H codes for the protein MERKFTRGLNKLGSAVQMRENVSQLVRESAVLMNCTGRYQRSPSIANKPLVVEPIDFEAFIAKNKTVIQNDPQRELLIYPTDDVSEIIMPRKQRTNAKSVADRFDPPNEAIVCPLHGPSMITNGNGHSQVSRQGSIQSNGSHHNGNGNGHTSSSSSSSLNNSNGHGQLSRKSSQCSNGSSSQKDSSYESALSSITLRSNLAQPEEVDEFADDGNAEDLVDGQPHGSRAECTRFTRQALYTYRAKNHLIHYKYNAYGGNCHDLPSISPAEELVEEIYEIDADQDRIDEQMTRSQADTITKQGYLLKGPDSASDRMFANIGNKSFKRRYCYLRQEIDGTYILELHKDEKQGEAKATIVMDFCTDVVQNPKRGRFCFELRMTTGHKSFTLAAENEQDFKDWLSKISSVLAQNRAQEEKRNASLERHPSIGSNPSPQLQPPAMDPPTFGTLKGLDQSLHPQLMKYGRETDHSIALARREQRRRLFACYQSPVKGSGSDNVEQYREHFGTRLLLTCHNLRFRLQCIPQDESSAGGVEQQVEPYITSLALFDAKANRKLSENFYFNVNEQWAAQLLPNTPVPSSVAGCGVPRKSAEGDERSTACQAPHSLFDGVSAELLRSNRQQFQQLRQCLLSVTAPHADIYLVVRIEKILQSGIAQVTEPYLKAGKDPKLGQKVYKAAKSYAQHIGHYRQPFAWAARPLFKQYSHELDVDPKREFEFSPIYRQEIPKLKDEELLKLLVDYRKPEKLSKLTIIPGSLKMQMQFLDQTTPCGLSKSLAPLSTFSPSSKQSPTVEVAEFQSQSERDAHPYTSFCNHLYVYPLSLQFDSQKLFSRARNITVVVELRDGDGEYSKPLKCIYGRPGQDLLVSQIACPVLHHNVTPTWYEEIKLRLPLGLFPEHHLLFSFYHVSCNLSKKRDANAAFETPIGYAWLPLLQKNRICLEEQQLPVAATLPVGYLSIQPLGWGKGQNCGPDIQWIDNQRNLYTVGLRLDSTVLTADQHLHNFFGHCERLLEGGKTGAVPAETETCKILKAAHAIDMKSLINYLPTVLNELFTLLVHTQSEEIGLNVIRLITNIIHLISDQAKRSDLLGAYVKYVFHAPYYSQQTARQRTVHGELCRHLPYLLNPSNPDFLIVNKFMRYSSIFFDLIIKSMAQHLLATGRIRMLRNERFPKEYGDRVEQLIKALMPYITTRFEDLSEETHLLNRSLAKFVRQCLSYMDRGFVFRLIRCYMGEFSPGNPRILHEYKFNFLQEICQHEHYVPLNLPFVLNPKNRPPEMMQHFTLSEQFCRQHFLSGLLLQELKSSLNEVGHVRRHALGIFKDLLAKHELDNRYQQKGQLSRIALLYVPWLGVVMDNIHRIDDLSESGACTPNGHVYADSASYTKRLSCSSSYVFSKDSSTFGSLTSTPRSKNRLTMHCDQASPYRTSVHMKEHNYLAAIAGQPISNGISNLSLNSNTDSGHSQDTTTIGAYTNGDTDVALRNGHNRSVSVTHAQILSRCDKFSSVESKDLLLGFLFIIKHLSQEQMIGWWQNCNESETLQFLSILDLCLLQFRYVGKKSVVITTETRQGRLAKANTLPARTQPPTGLENGSQEQQPSSGTLNQTREHLLEDIDTLARNQLALYESNLATEVGMIILDCLGLYVLQFRQLLADSLVLPKVARVYLRFLQLGQSERLSKHVFAALRAFINNYAVALFKGNAMLCGQMVYELLKACDSRLVEIRHESCAVLYLLMRSNFEFSGRKALTRVHLQVIISVSQMIGNVIGLNNARFQESLSIINSYANSDKAMKGTGFPMEVKDLTRRVRTVLMATAQMQAHHMDPERLLELQYSLANSYASTPELRHTWLVTMARNHEQNGNLSEAACCHLHIAALMCEYLRLKGGCTLSWSSTAFGKISTNIPLDEQGLKLDAGAQDSQYTEQMLLEQLKLCADFLDRAERFECLGELYKLILPMYERDRSYQDLAHCYEHLTQAYNKIVEVNRSGKRMLGRFYRVVFYGLMYFEEDHAIEFVYKEPKLTSLSEISERLAKQYKEKFGADVVKMIMDSSPVKVDELDAKLAYIQVTHVIPFFSKDELDQRLNEFEQNHDVDTFMYETPFTKSGAARGSVEEQWKRKTVIKTQYSFPYVLKRIPVKSREIIELSPIEVAIDEMQSKVSELEEIILPPADVKKLQLRLQGSVAVTVNAGPLAYAHAFLDAKVVNNFSMDRVGDLKDVFRDFIVVCQKALFLNERIISADQKEYHHVLKENYEKLCQALSELLDDESFQPLGDDADSINQRNSMALFNAISGASHNSSTA
- the Ziz gene encoding zizimin, isoform I, which produces MERKFTRGLNKLGSAVQMRENVSQLVRESAVLNKPLVVEPIDFEAFIAKNKTVIQNDPQRELLIYPTDDVSEIIMPRKQRTNAKSVADRFDPPNEAIVCPLHGPSMITNGNGHSQVSRQGSIQSNGSHHNGNGNGHTSSSSSSSLNNSNGHGQLSRKSSQCSNGSSSQKDSSYESALSSITLRSNLAQPEEVDEFADDGNAEDLVDGQPHGSRAECTRFTRQALYTYRAKNHLIHYKYNAYGGNCHDLPSISPAEELVEEIYEIDADQDRIDEQMTRSQADTITKQGYLLKGPDSASDRMFANIGNKSFKRRYCYLRQEIDGTYILELHKDEKQGEAKATIVMDFCTDVVQNPKRGRFCFELRMTTGHKSFTLAAENEQDFKDWLSKISSVLAQNRAQEEKRNASLERHPSIGSNPSPQLQPPAMDPPTFGTLKGLDQSLHPQLMKYGRETDHSIALARREQRRRLFACYQSPVKGSGSDNVEQYREHFGTRLLLTCHNLRFRLQCIPQDESSAGGVEQQVEPYITSLALFDAKANRKLSENFYFNVNEQWAAQLLPNTPVPSSVAGCGVPRKSAEGDERSTACQAPHSLFDGVSAELLRSNRQQFQQLRQCLLSVTAPHADIYLVVRIEKILQSGIAQVTEPYLKAGKDPKLGQKVYKAAKSYAQHIGHYRQPFAWAARPLFKQYSHELDVDPKREFEFSPIYRQEIPKLKDEELLKLLVDYRKPEKLSKLTIIPGSLKMQMQFLDQTTPCGLSKSLAPLSTFSPSSKQSPTVEVAEFQSQSERDAHPYTSFCNHLYVYPLSLQFDSQKLFSRARNITVVVELRDGDGEYSKPLKCIYGRPGQDLLVSQIACPVLHHNVTPTWYEEIKLRLPLGLFPEHHLLFSFYHVSCNLSKKRDANAAFETPIGYAWLPLLQKNRICLEEQQLPVAATLPVGYLSIQPLGWGKGNCGPDIQWIDNQRNLYTVGLRLDSTVLTADQHLHNFFGHCERLLEGGKTGAVPAETETCKILKAAHAIDMKSLINYLPTVLNELFTLLVHTQSEEIGLNVIRLITNIIHLISDQAKRSDLLGAYVKYVFHAPYYSQQTARQRTVHGELCRHLPYLLNPSNPDFLIVNKFMRYSSIFFDLIIKSMAQHLLATGRIRMLRNERFPKEYGDRVEQLIKALMPYITTRFEDLSEETHLLNRSLAKFVRQCLSYMDRGFVFRLIRCYMGEFSPGNPRILHEYKFNFLQEICQHEHYVPLNLPFVLNPKNRPPEMMQHFTLSEQFCRQHFLSGLLLQELKSSLNEVGHVRRHALGIFKDLLAKHELDNRYQQKGQLSRIALLYVPWLGVVMDNIHRIDDLSESGACTPNGHVYADSASYTKRLSCSSSYVFSKDSSTFGSLTSTPRSKNRLTMHCDQASPYRTSVHMKEHNYLAAIAGQPISNGISNLSLNSNTDSGDTTTIGAYTNGDTDVALRNGHNRSVSVTHAQILSRCDKFSSVESKDLLLGFLFIIKHLSQEQMIGWWQNCNESETLQFLSILDLCLLQFRYVGKKSVVITTETRQGRLAKANTLPARTQPPTGLENGSQEQQPSSGTLNQTREHLLEDIDTLARNQLALYESNLATEVGMIILDCLGLYVLQFRQLLADSLVLPKVARVYLRFLQLGQSERLSKHVFAALRAFINNYAVALFKGNAMLCGQMVYELLKACDSRLVEIRHESCAVLYLLMRSNFEFSGRKALTRVHLQVIISVSQMIGNVIGLNNARFQESLSIINSYANSDKAMKGTGFPMEVKDLTRRVRTVLMATAQMQAHHMDPERLLELQYSLANSYASTPELRHTWLVTMARNHEQNGNLSEAACCHLHIAALMCEYLRLKGGCTLSWSSTAFGKISTNIPLDEQGLKLDAGAQDSQYTEQMLLEQLKLCADFLDRAERFECLGELYKLILPMYERDRSYQDLAHCYEHLTQAYNKIVEVNRSGKRMLGRFYRVVFYGLMYFEEDHAIEFVYKEPKLTSLSEISERLAKQYKEKFGADVVKMIMDSSPVKVDELDAKLAYIQVTHVIPFFSKDELDQRLNEFEQNHDVDTFMYETPFTKSGAARGSVEEQWKRKTVIKTQYSFPYVLKRIPVKSREIIELSPIEVAIDEMQSKVSELEEIILPPADVKKLQLRLQGSVAVTVNAGPLAYAHAFLDAKVVNNFSMDRVGDLKDVFRDFIVVCQKALFLNERIISADQKEYHHVLKENYEKLCQALSELLDDESFQPLGDDADSINQRNSMALFNAISGASHNSSTA